From Bacillota bacterium, the proteins below share one genomic window:
- a CDS encoding YIEGIA domain-containing protein — protein sequence YIEGIARVFEARNYLAMLVALLVSTVLTLTRPPAGGALLITAAMAGAALVTIGRSAWGPKVGDIASVRPARIEFDGPLLTVEGAVLLNVGRSQAREVYLRQAFAAVIEPKDEAAAATLASPGQRQAIVHDVVSRVGVFMDVDEPEFAPVARRHVQKDAVIVVILPQVASFDEIASAIRNAPVLEASIRLTGYRERPDGVLPRSLRDRGGRPGGG from the coding sequence TACATCGAGGGAATCGCCCGGGTCTTCGAAGCGCGCAATTACCTTGCCATGCTGGTGGCGCTCCTGGTCAGCACCGTCCTGACGTTGACGCGCCCGCCGGCCGGAGGGGCGCTCCTCATCACCGCGGCGATGGCGGGGGCCGCCCTGGTGACCATCGGGCGCAGCGCCTGGGGGCCCAAGGTCGGCGACATCGCCAGCGTCCGGCCGGCGCGCATCGAGTTCGACGGCCCGCTTTTGACGGTCGAGGGGGCAGTTCTCCTGAACGTAGGGCGTTCCCAGGCGCGAGAGGTGTACCTGAGGCAGGCCTTCGCGGCCGTCATCGAACCCAAGGACGAGGCGGCTGCCGCCACGCTGGCAAGCCCGGGACAGCGGCAGGCCATCGTGCACGACGTGGTCTCCCGGGTCGGGGTGTTCATGGACGTCGACGAACCCGAGTTCGCTCCGGTGGCCCGTCGCCACGTGCAGAAGGACGCGGTGATCGTGGTGATCCTGCCACAGGTCGCCAGTTTCGACGAGATAGCGAGCGCCATCCGCAACGCGCCCGTCCTGGAGGCCAGCATCCGGCTCACGGGGTACCGGGAGCGTCCGGACGGCGTGCTGCCCCGATCGCTGCGCGACCGAGGCGGCAGGCCGGGAGGGGGGTGA